A genomic stretch from Flavobacterium sp. KS-LB2 includes:
- a CDS encoding McrB family protein, with protein MIYIRNIFTQDLRDGKQIAFPTEPSNILFKFSFSNKDVDRSISFKFKEKDNNSPFHTLNGEIIKTRLYSAGSEARIDGELKSFLKDKLNAVVDDVIVFRPINLASYEFELIPKGSVFYNGYKALLNGKNHEVVIDQVPIENVELIKSNKIREFLFDVFKFLYKEFGDEFLIEKSAIAKRKLAETKYEAYLFPEYFKTHPILGSFDEAQSEESLKTSNTLRYFPENIKILDQKYIYFTTQWGFPEYENSPFFISFNQFTIDYSNKKYKIEYDENSQYYKLVLNQTEKEIPQIDFNLNSFQDKAIESGLIFSSQLVNRFIASLCAKPFVICSGLSGSGKTKIAQCFVEWISENDSQYKIVPVGADWTNREPLLGYPNGLNPMEYITPDSGVLHLLLEASKNQNQRKPYFIILDEMNLSHVERYFADFLSIMESKDTVKLYTGSNRLCTDGLDITQQIGWPKNVFIIGTVNIDETTYMFSPKVLDRANVIEFRITELEIAAFLNNPGIPDLSKLSKQGANMAENFLAIAAISNTDKNEELTNKLSLFFSELKKVGAEFGYRTASEIMQLVAKLKTLEPTIQNNVCIDIAIMQKLLPKLHGSRSKLVKVLIALAALCIEDNQKEGFIKNFENHLKNDFDGIEVKFDISFEKLIRMYKNVLANGFTSYAEA; from the coding sequence ATGATATACATAAGAAACATTTTTACTCAAGATTTGAGAGATGGAAAACAGATTGCTTTCCCAACAGAACCATCAAATATATTATTCAAATTTAGTTTTAGCAATAAAGACGTTGATAGGTCAATAAGTTTTAAATTCAAGGAAAAAGACAATAATTCGCCTTTTCATACTCTCAACGGAGAAATAATCAAAACAAGACTTTATTCAGCTGGAAGTGAGGCACGTATTGATGGTGAACTTAAAAGCTTCTTAAAAGATAAATTAAATGCAGTAGTTGATGATGTAATTGTATTTAGACCAATTAATTTAGCATCATATGAATTTGAATTAATACCAAAAGGATCGGTGTTTTATAATGGCTATAAAGCTCTTTTAAATGGGAAAAATCATGAGGTTGTTATTGACCAAGTGCCAATTGAGAATGTAGAATTGATTAAGTCAAATAAAATTCGAGAATTCCTTTTTGATGTTTTTAAATTTCTTTACAAAGAATTTGGAGATGAATTCTTAATTGAGAAATCAGCAATTGCAAAAAGAAAATTAGCTGAAACAAAATACGAAGCATACCTCTTCCCTGAATACTTTAAAACGCATCCAATATTAGGTTCATTTGATGAAGCTCAATCAGAAGAGAGTTTAAAAACATCAAATACATTAAGGTATTTCCCAGAAAACATTAAAATACTTGACCAAAAATATATTTATTTTACAACTCAATGGGGGTTTCCTGAGTACGAAAATAGTCCGTTTTTTATTTCGTTTAATCAATTTACTATTGACTATTCTAATAAAAAGTATAAAATTGAATATGATGAGAATTCACAATATTACAAATTAGTTTTAAATCAAACTGAAAAGGAAATACCTCAAATAGACTTCAATTTAAATTCATTTCAGGATAAGGCAATTGAATCAGGCCTGATTTTTTCCTCTCAACTAGTCAATCGCTTTATAGCTTCACTTTGTGCTAAACCATTTGTTATTTGTAGTGGTCTATCCGGTTCAGGTAAAACAAAAATAGCACAATGCTTTGTGGAATGGATTAGTGAGAACGATTCACAATATAAAATAGTCCCGGTTGGAGCCGATTGGACAAATCGTGAACCGCTATTGGGTTATCCAAATGGTTTAAATCCAATGGAATATATTACTCCTGACAGTGGCGTACTACATTTGTTATTGGAAGCTTCAAAAAACCAAAATCAAAGAAAACCTTATTTTATCATTTTGGACGAAATGAATTTAAGTCATGTAGAACGTTATTTTGCTGACTTTTTAAGTATAATGGAATCTAAAGATACCGTAAAATTATATACAGGAAGTAATCGTTTATGTACAGATGGATTAGATATTACACAACAAATAGGTTGGCCAAAAAATGTATTTATTATCGGTACCGTTAACATTGATGAAACTACATACATGTTTAGTCCAAAAGTATTAGATAGAGCTAACGTAATTGAATTTAGAATAACTGAATTAGAAATTGCTGCCTTTTTAAATAACCCAGGCATTCCTGATTTATCAAAACTATCAAAACAAGGAGCAAACATGGCAGAGAATTTCTTAGCTATAGCAGCGATATCAAATACAGATAAAAATGAGGAACTAACAAATAAGTTAAGTCTATTTTTCTCTGAACTTAAAAAAGTGGGAGCTGAATTTGGTTACCGTACAGCAAGTGAAATAATGCAACTTGTAGCAAAATTAAAAACACTAGAACCTACAATCCAAAACAATGTATGTATAGATATAGCAATTATGCAAAAGCTATTGCCAAAACTGCATGGTTCTAGAAGTAAATTGGTAAAAGTGTTAATCGCTTTAGCAGCTCTTTGTATCGAGGATAATCAAAAAGAAGGATTTATTAAAAATTTTGAAAATCATCTCAAAAATGACTTTGATGGCATAGAGGTAAAATTTGATATTTCATTTGAAAAACTAATTAGAATGTATAAAAATGTACTAGCTAATGGTTTTACAAGTTATGCAGAAGCTTAG
- a CDS encoding DNA cytosine methyltransferase translates to MKKDTINFIDLFCGAGGFAKGFEMTGKFKCIGGIDNKPSAIETHKHNFKNSVSICEDIRKVPPEDFEKFLNGQKVDLIIGGPPCPTFSTIGHAKIQSVYKSHDDKDITNDPRNDLFLDFFGYVDYFRPKMFVMENVPQFLTKYKGATFNAVKEIIKRDLPEYDLVSEVKVLNSVNYGVPQNRRRMILVGYLKGMYFKYPDITHWYKDGKFNINPNETVIDIEKLEKHVTVKSAISDLPKITDNWRVSEVEYSKSKGLDQYQKMMRAGTKKTVKNNICRLTNERAKIVFSHMHQGCIYMDLPPDIRKILPFREDIFKDRLKRLVEANPSWTVLAHIGMDGYMYIHPTEDRTLSVREAARIQSFPDDFEFIGNQQETYMQVGNAVPAIMAMKIAESVYESFDKLEL, encoded by the coding sequence ATGAAGAAAGATACAATTAATTTCATAGATTTATTTTGTGGTGCAGGTGGTTTTGCAAAAGGTTTTGAAATGACAGGAAAATTTAAATGCATAGGAGGTATAGATAATAAACCATCAGCAATTGAGACACATAAGCATAATTTTAAAAATTCAGTTTCAATTTGTGAAGATATTCGTAAAGTTCCACCAGAAGATTTTGAAAAATTTTTAAATGGGCAAAAAGTTGATTTAATAATTGGAGGTCCTCCTTGTCCTACATTCAGTACGATTGGACATGCTAAAATTCAATCCGTTTATAAATCACATGACGACAAGGATATAACTAATGATCCAAGAAATGATTTGTTTTTAGATTTTTTTGGATATGTCGATTATTTCCGACCAAAAATGTTTGTTATGGAAAATGTGCCCCAATTTTTAACTAAATATAAAGGAGCTACTTTTAATGCTGTAAAAGAAATAATAAAAAGAGATTTACCAGAATATGATTTAGTTAGTGAAGTAAAAGTTCTAAATAGTGTTAATTATGGAGTTCCTCAAAATAGAAGAAGAATGATTCTTGTGGGATATTTGAAAGGAATGTACTTTAAATACCCAGATATAACTCATTGGTATAAGGATGGTAAATTTAATATCAATCCTAATGAAACTGTTATTGATATTGAAAAGTTAGAAAAACATGTTACAGTTAAAAGTGCTATTTCGGATTTACCTAAAATAACAGACAATTGGCGAGTTTCTGAAGTGGAATACAGCAAAAGCAAGGGTTTAGATCAATATCAAAAAATGATGCGTGCAGGCACGAAAAAAACTGTAAAAAATAATATTTGTAGATTAACAAATGAAAGAGCGAAAATTGTTTTTTCACATATGCATCAAGGGTGCATTTATATGGACTTACCACCTGATATTAGAAAAATATTACCTTTTAGAGAAGATATATTTAAAGATAGATTAAAAAGGCTAGTAGAAGCAAATCCATCTTGGACTGTTCTTGCTCACATAGGAATGGATGGTTATATGTATATACACCCAACAGAAGACAGAACATTATCTGTTAGGGAGGCCGCTAGAATTCAATCTTTCCCAGATGATTTTGAGTTTATTGGAAATCAACAAGAAACTTATATGCAAGTTGGTAATGCAGTGCCTGCAATAATGGCTATGAAAATAGCAGAATCAGTATATGAGTCTTTTGACAAACTTGAATTATAA